One genomic segment of Ricinus communis isolate WT05 ecotype wild-type chromosome 5, ASM1957865v1, whole genome shotgun sequence includes these proteins:
- the LOC8262342 gene encoding LOW QUALITY PROTEIN: GDP-L-galactose phosphorylase 1 (The sequence of the model RefSeq protein was modified relative to this genomic sequence to represent the inferred CDS: inserted 1 base in 1 codon) has translation MLTIKKVPTVVSNYQEDDSSDTSFEGCGRDCLGNCCLPGSNLPLYSFKKDGENLLQNGEMKFSKEQPQICFLHNLLLGQWEDRMCRGLLRYDVTACETRIIPGKYGFIAQLNEGRHLKKRPTEFRVDNVLQSFDDSKFNFTRIGQEEVLFRFEQGQENMSHFFPNPPPSADDSSSPSIVAINVSPIEFGHVLLIPRVLDCFPQRIDLDSFLLAVHLAKEASDPFFRVGYNSLGAFATINHLHFQAYYLAATFLVEKAPSKKIMIVEGSEGRGVIVSQLXNYPVRGLVFEGGNTMQDLSDSVASSCIYLQNNNVAFNVLIAECGRRVFLFPQCYAEKQALGEVSQELLDIQVNPAVWEISGHIVLKRRKDFEDASEISAWRLLAEVSLSEERFKEVKACILEAAGFQEEVLAENNRNHAEESICSDQQSPKAISHLLQDCAVFH, from the exons atgctAACTATTAAGAAAGTTCCTACGGTGGTTTCAAATTATCAGGAGGATGACAGTTCTGATACAAGCTTTGAAGGGTGTGGGCGTGATTGCCTTGGAAACTGTTGTTTACCTG GATCAAATTTGCCTTTATATTCCTTTAAGAAAGATGGAGAGAATTTATTGCAAAATGGCGAGATGAAATTTTCCAAAGAGCAGCCTCAAATTTGTTTCCTGCACAATCTGTTGTTGGGTCAATGGGAAGATCGAATGTGTCGTGGCCTTCTTCGCTATGATGTGACAGCTTGTGAGACAAGGATCATTCCTGGAAAATATGGGTTTATTGCACAGTTAAACGAGGGTCGGCATCTCAAGAAAAGACCTACTGAGTTCAGGGTTGACAATGTACTTCAATCATTTGATGATAGTAAATTCAATTTCACTAGAATTGGACAAGAAGAAGTGCTTTTCAGGTTCGAGCAAGGCCAAGAAAACATGAGCCACTTCTTCCCTAATCCACCTCCTTCAGCTGATGACTCTAGTTCTCCTAGTATTGTAGCTATCAAT GTAAGCCCCATTGAGTTTGGACATGTTCTGTTGATACCTCGTGTTCTTGATTGCTTTCCTCAAAGGATCGATCTTGACAGCTTCTTGCTTGCTGTTCACTTGGCTAAAGAAGCATCAGACCCTTTCTTTAGAGTCGGTTACAATAGTTTGGGTGCTTTCGCCACGATTAATCATCTGCACTTCCAG GCATATTACTTGGCCGCAACTTTCCTAGTTGAGAAAGCTccaagtaaaaaaataatgattgtGGAAGGTTCAGAAGGTAGAGGAGTGATTGTGTCGCAGC TGAATTATCCGGTACGAGGTCTTGTCTTTGAAGGTGGAAATACAATGCAAGATCTCTCTGATTCAGTTGCTAGTTCTTGCATTTATCTCCAGAACAACAATGTTGCCTTCAATGTGCTGATTGCTGAATGCGGAAGAAGAGTCTTCCTGTTTCCCCAG TGTTACGCAGAGAAACAAGCACTTGGTGAAGTAAGCCAGGAGCTTCTCGACATTCAAGTAAATCCAGCTGTTTGGGAAATCAGTGGACATATAGTGCTAAAGAGAAGAAAGGATTTTGAGGATGCATCAGAAATATCTGCGTGGCGACTGCTTGCCGAGGTTTCCCTATCAGAAGAGAGGTTCAAAGAGGTTAAAGCCTGCATTTTAGAAGCAGCAGGCTTTCAGGAGGAAGTTCTGGCGGAGAATAACAGAAATCATGCGGAGGAATCAATCTGCAGTGACCAACAATCTCCAAAAGCTATCTCGCATTTACTTCAAGATTGTGCAGTTTTTCACTGA
- the LOC8262355 gene encoding transcription factor MYB1, protein MEVSLGVRKGAWTSEEDDLLRKCVEKYGEGSWHQVPPRAGLNRCRKSCRLRWLNYLKPNIKRGNFMTDEVDLIIRLHKLLGNRWSLIAGRLPGRTANDVKNYWNTHLRKKTITCKKDVTIINKPVKITKANIYRPRPRIISNKFFWSIKEIPPATVNTYHIGDQANNNSNLSTTSQAALPPVEEDNEIMWWKSLLTDETKLTDRASQNNGPSRDIQNNNIKNHVEEGEDHCNVVAALGEIKAGDSSSTFFEEGTSRWVNSNDCIHDDSPFDANLWDLLLDEEKDTIMM, encoded by the exons ATGGAGGTATCTCTTGGAGTGAGAAAAGGTGCCTGGACTTCTGAAGAAGATGATCTTCTTAGGAAATGTGTTGAGAAATATGGAGAAGGAAGCTGGCATCAAGTTCCTCCCAGGGCAG GATTGAATAGATGTCGGAAGAGTTGTAGACTGAGATGGCTGAATTATCTTAAGCCAAATATTAAAAGAGGAAATTTTATGACAGATGAAGTTGATTTAATTATCAGACTACATAAGCTATTGGGTAACAG ATGGTCGTTGATAGCTGGCAGATTACCGGGAAGAACTGCAAATGATGTCAAGAACTACTGGAATACTCACCTACGCAAAAAGACTATTACTTGCAAGAAAGATGTAACGATAATTAATAAACCTGTTAAGATAACAAAAGCAAATATATACAGGCCTCGACCTCGAATCATCTCCAATAAGTTCTTTTGGTCAATTAAAGAAATCCCACCTGCTACTGTAAACACTTATCATATTGGTGATCAAGCTAATAATAACAGCAACCTTTCCACCACCTCTCAGGCGGCGTTGCCGCCGGTAGAAGAGGATAATGAAATTATGTGGTGGAAAAGCTTGTTAACAGATGAGACGAAATTGACAGACAGGGCCAGTCAGAACAACGGGCCATCAAGagatattcaaaataataacatcaaaaatcatgttgaagaaggagaagaCCATTGCAACGTTGTCGCAGCCTTAGGTGAAATAAAGGCGGGGGATAGCAGTAGTACGTTCTTTGAAGAAGGCACGAGTCGGTGGGTTAATAGTAATGACTGTATTCATGATGACTCTCCTTTTGATGCGAACCTTTGGGATCTTCTCCTAGATGAAGAAAAGGACACAATCATGATGTGA
- the LOC125370162 gene encoding transcription factor MYB1-like — MEVSLGVRKGAWTSEEDDLLRKCVEKYGEGSWHQVPPRAGLNRCRKSCRLRWLNYFKPNIKRGNFMTDEVDLIIRLHKLLGNRWSLIAGRLPGRTANDVKNYWNTHLRKRLLLARKMPRPRIISNKFFWSIKEIPPATVNTYHIGDQANNNSNLSTTSQAALPPVEEDNEIMWWKSLLTDETKLTDRASQNNGPSRDIQNNNIKNHVEEGEDHCNVVAALGEIKAGDSSSTFFEEGTSRWVNSNDCIHDDSPFDANLWDLLLDEEKDTIMM; from the exons ATGGAGGTATCTCTTGGAGTGAGAAAAGGTGCCTGGACTTCTGAAGAAGATGATCTTCTTAGGAAATGTGTTGAGAAATATGGAGAAGGAAGCTGGCATCAAGTTCCTCCCAGGGCAG GATTGAATAGATGTCGGAAGAGTTGTAGACTGAGATGGCTGAATTATTTTAAGCCAAATATTAAAAGAGGAAATTTTATGACAGATGAAGTTGATTTAATTATCAGACTACATAAGCTATTGGGTAACAG ATGGTCGTTGATAGCTGGCAGATTACCGGGAAGAACTGCAAATGATGTCAAGAACTACTGGAATACTCACCTACGCAAAAGACTATTACTTGCAAGAAAGAT GCCTCGACCTCGAATCATCTCCAATAAGTTCTTTTGGTCAATTAAAGAAATCCCACCTGCTACTGTAAACACTTATCATATTGGTGATCAAGCTAATAATAACAGCAACCTTTCCACCACCTCTCAGGCGGCGTTGCCGCCGGTAGAAGAGGATAATGAAATTATGTGGTGGAAAAGCTTGTTAACAGATGAGACGAAATTGACAGACAGGGCCAGTCAGAACAACGGGCCATCAAGagatattcaaaataataacatcaaaaatcatgttgaagaaggagaagaCCATTGCAACGTTGTCGCAGCCTTAGGTGAAATAAAGGCGGGGGATAGCAGTAGTACGTTCTTTGAAGAAGGCACGAGTCGGTGGGTTAATAGTAATGACTGTATTCATGATGACTCTCCTTTTGATGCGAACCTTTGGGATCTTCTCCTAGATGAAGAAAAGGACACAATCATGATGTGA